Proteins co-encoded in one Haloarcula pelagica genomic window:
- a CDS encoding ArsR/SmtB family transcription factor, whose product MAIPGWLWTGSDGEGAQSTSFSDTSEIREATDVFDVLSHATRLTILIHLHDQTRPVLYNELREATSVRDKGRFNYHLRQLEGLVRSSEGKYTLTRRGEKLVRSVLSDQEPLVRQ is encoded by the coding sequence ATGGCAATACCAGGTTGGCTCTGGACTGGGTCCGACGGAGAAGGGGCACAATCGACTAGCTTCTCGGATACCTCCGAGATCAGGGAAGCGACCGACGTTTTTGACGTTCTGTCACACGCGACTCGTCTCACGATTCTCATCCACCTTCACGACCAAACACGGCCAGTCTTGTATAACGAACTTCGAGAAGCGACGTCAGTCAGGGATAAAGGGAGGTTCAATTACCATCTCCGGCAGTTGGAGGGACTCGTTCGATCGTCCGAGGGAAAGTATACCCTGACCCGACGTGGCGAGAAACTCGTCCGGAGCGTCTTAAGCGATCAGGAACCTCTCGTGAGACAGTAG
- a CDS encoding AzlC family ABC transporter permease — translation MGTDAASRLSSTAETDSTVQFSFAGIRAGFVECIPVALGVAGYGIVFGVLARQAGLSIVESGLMSATVLAGAAQLIAINLWETPLPVSTIIGTTAIVNLRYVLMGAALRPWFKQLSPLEAYVSVFFTADENWALTIGQLKSGEQKGAYLLGSGLTIWLFWVLATVIGAVAGGAIGDPTKYGLDFVLTAVFVAIAVELWEGQSSILPWGTALAIAVLSAQVLPGRWYILLGGLAGFLVEVIRFDD, via the coding sequence ATGGGAACTGATGCCGCGAGTCGATTGTCTTCCACGGCTGAGACGGACTCGACCGTGCAGTTCTCCTTTGCGGGTATTCGGGCCGGGTTTGTCGAATGTATCCCTGTCGCCCTCGGCGTGGCTGGCTACGGTATCGTCTTCGGAGTCCTTGCTCGACAGGCGGGATTGAGTATCGTCGAGTCCGGGCTCATGAGCGCAACTGTTCTCGCAGGAGCAGCACAGCTGATCGCTATCAACCTATGGGAAACCCCTCTCCCAGTGAGTACGATTATCGGAACGACGGCTATCGTCAACCTTCGTTACGTACTCATGGGAGCGGCACTCCGACCGTGGTTCAAGCAACTGTCTCCCCTCGAAGCCTACGTGAGCGTCTTTTTCACGGCCGATGAGAATTGGGCACTGACTATAGGACAGCTCAAGTCCGGGGAACAGAAGGGTGCGTATCTACTCGGTAGTGGACTCACTATCTGGTTATTCTGGGTCCTCGCGACGGTTATCGGTGCTGTCGCGGGTGGCGCTATCGGAGACCCAACCAAGTATGGACTCGATTTCGTTCTGACTGCCGTCTTCGTCGCTATCGCCGTCGAACTCTGGGAGGGACAATCGAGTATCCTCCCGTGGGGAACGGCTTTGGCTATCGCTGTTCTCAGTGCGCAGGTTCTGCCGGGACGCTGGTACATCCTTCTCGGCGGACTCGCTGGCTTTCTCGTGGAGGTGATCCGATTCGATGACTAA
- a CDS encoding AzlD family protein gives MTNPQLDPFIIAVIAGMSVATYVTKAGGLWLLGRVNISQRVEAGLQMLPGGIVLSILGPELATSGPAEWSAAAIVLLVVWRTENVFLGLLGGVGGLLIFRSVV, from the coding sequence ATGACTAATCCGCAGTTGGACCCATTTATTATCGCTGTGATCGCTGGAATGAGCGTCGCGACGTACGTCACGAAAGCGGGTGGGTTGTGGCTACTCGGCCGCGTCAACATTTCACAGCGGGTAGAAGCGGGGCTCCAAATGCTTCCCGGAGGCATAGTACTGTCCATTCTTGGACCAGAATTAGCCACCTCTGGACCGGCGGAGTGGAGTGCCGCCGCTATCGTCCTCCTTGTGGTGTGGCGAACGGAGAATGTATTTCTCGGACTTCTGGGGGGCGTCGGCGGCCTTCTGATATTCCGGAGCGTCGTTTAG
- a CDS encoding DUF4367 domain-containing protein, which produces MSPERLKTPLAAVLMGSLLLLAGVTATTAVSHQAAPAAAQPSMDTTADTPDAADDGEAGANTATNDSENITTADLVSRFQNRTDRLDTLVMTVETNSTMNGNQTYSSERTVWVDYEHDRMRTERTSEYAQSATSNEFISVRNESGVVSYSVEDNTVHRYNSSFSDRPADVTGLSSIVNNSEATFEGRERLDGEETYRLSLKPDLDAMAATGEVTVTLWLDTDSYFLEKAHMVANSENHTVETTQDYRNVSLNESLSDERFTIDIPDDAEEPGHSGFEMTDYESLSALRSNATQDVPSPDLPDEYSFDHGYIVENDGNTSLSLKYTTDANETIRVGHKSTSGFNYSESDRFETVEVGNQTGWYTEFDNGDSTTVMLAWHHDNSEYTVSGTVNESEVIDIAESIGDE; this is translated from the coding sequence ATGAGCCCTGAAAGACTCAAGACCCCACTGGCGGCGGTGCTGATGGGGTCGCTCCTGCTGCTGGCTGGCGTGACCGCCACTACGGCGGTCTCCCACCAAGCAGCCCCGGCAGCTGCACAGCCCTCTATGGATACAACCGCCGACACACCAGATGCGGCCGACGACGGCGAGGCGGGCGCCAACACGGCGACAAATGACTCCGAAAATATCACGACGGCCGATCTCGTGTCACGGTTCCAGAACCGGACTGACAGACTCGATACGCTCGTGATGACCGTCGAGACGAATAGCACGATGAACGGAAACCAGACGTACTCGTCCGAGCGAACCGTCTGGGTCGACTACGAGCACGACCGAATGCGGACTGAACGCACGTCTGAGTACGCGCAGTCAGCGACATCTAACGAGTTCATCAGCGTTCGCAACGAGAGCGGTGTGGTGTCGTACAGCGTCGAGGATAATACGGTCCATCGCTACAACTCCTCGTTCAGCGACCGACCGGCCGATGTCACCGGCCTCTCGAGCATCGTCAACAACAGTGAAGCCACATTCGAGGGACGCGAGCGACTCGACGGCGAAGAGACATACCGGCTCTCGCTCAAACCAGATCTCGATGCCATGGCTGCCACCGGCGAGGTCACCGTCACTCTCTGGCTCGACACGGACAGCTACTTCCTCGAGAAGGCTCATATGGTAGCCAACTCCGAGAACCACACGGTCGAGACCACACAGGACTACCGGAACGTGAGTCTGAACGAGTCGCTATCTGACGAGCGGTTCACCATCGACATCCCGGACGACGCCGAGGAGCCGGGCCACTCAGGGTTCGAGATGACGGATTACGAGTCGCTGTCTGCACTGCGGTCGAATGCGACGCAGGACGTTCCATCCCCGGACCTGCCGGACGAGTACAGCTTTGACCACGGCTATATCGTCGAAAACGATGGGAACACCTCGCTCAGTCTTAAGTATACGACTGACGCGAACGAGACCATACGGGTCGGTCACAAGTCTACCAGCGGGTTCAACTACAGTGAGAGCGACCGGTTCGAGACCGTCGAAGTCGGGAATCAGACCGGCTGGTACACCGAGTTCGACAACGGTGATTCCACTACCGTGATGCTCGCCTGGCACCATGACAACAGCGAGTACACGGTCTCAGGGACAGTGAACGAGTCTGAAGTGATCGATATCGCCGAATCCATCGGCGACGAGTAG
- a CDS encoding PQQ-binding-like beta-propeller repeat protein: MKLASTSESAAPVATQEGVFVSSDRTLAVHDRETGDRRHEFGPFSELNNTSSRTVAVGDGTVFVTSASSTVAIDRGTGTKRWRRDISASYPSGVGICVGSETVVFPVSDPEYALGKETISAFVRESGELRWHYSFELGFDHHVTLPPVLVNEAVFFTATHIDDLRILGDLPE; this comes from the coding sequence CACATCCGAATCCGCTGCGCCCGTTGCGACCCAGGAGGGAGTGTTCGTCTCCAGCGACCGTACGCTCGCTGTCCATGACAGGGAAACTGGCGATCGGCGACACGAATTCGGTCCGTTCAGTGAGCTCAATAACACGTCCTCTCGGACGGTTGCCGTCGGCGATGGTACCGTATTCGTTACCAGCGCATCCAGCACCGTTGCGATCGACAGGGGAACTGGAACGAAACGATGGCGCCGCGATATTTCAGCGTCCTACCCTTCCGGGGTAGGTATCTGTGTTGGGAGCGAAACGGTCGTGTTCCCGGTCAGCGATCCCGAATACGCTCTCGGAAAGGAGACAATCAGTGCGTTCGTTCGTGAGTCAGGCGAGTTGCGCTGGCACTATTCCTTTGAGCTAGGCTTCGACCACCATGTGACGTTACCACCGGTGCTTGTCAACGAAGCTGTATTCTTCACAGCCACCCATATTGATGATCTCAGAATCCTCGGCGACCTGCCTGAATAA